One segment of Nostoc flagelliforme CCNUN1 DNA contains the following:
- a CDS encoding aldo/keto reductase, with product MEQHRFGSTQREVAAIGQGTWYIDNGDRASAIAALRQGLDLGMTHIDTAQMYGSAEEVVAEAIAGRRDRVFLVSKVLPGNASRRGTIIACEKSLARLHTDRLDSYLLHWRGQHPLEETIAAFEQLQHEGKILCWGVSNFDVPDLEAVQKIAGEGSLVCNQVLYQNGTLEKL from the coding sequence TCGGTCAAGGAACCTGGTACATCGACAACGGTGACCGCGCCTCTGCGATCGCCGCTTTGCGCCAAGGACTCGATCTCGGTATGACCCACATCGACACGGCACAGATGTACGGCAGCGCCGAGGAGGTGGTCGCAGAGGCGATCGCTGGACGACGCGATCGGGTTTTCCTGGTTTCCAAGGTTCTTCCTGGAAATGCTTCTCGGAGAGGGACGATCATAGCCTGCGAGAAATCCCTCGCTCGACTTCATACCGATCGGCTGGACTCTTATCTGTTGCACTGGCGCGGTCAACACCCACTGGAGGAGACGATCGCTGCCTTCGAGCAGCTTCAGCACGAGGGGAAGATTCTCTGCTGGGGCGTGAGCAACTTCGATGTGCCTGACCTTGAAGCAGTCCAGAAGATCGCTGGCGAGGGTTCTCTCGTCTGCAATCAAGTCCTTTACCAGAATGGCACGCTTGAAAAGCTCTAA